Proteins found in one Tsukamurella paurometabola DSM 20162 genomic segment:
- a CDS encoding HNH endonuclease family protein translates to MTSRGRTRRLSPQVWAALIAAVLTAVVVAVGAVRDRSDGVLPTTAPTTAADGTPLAGVTIVPTRERAPHPYRRAAFGTAWTDDQSAPLGHNGCDTRNDILDRDLTDKSYVRTSGCPNAVATGKLADPYSGSTVRFERGAKTSAKVQIDHMIPLAYAWDMGAWSWDDDKRTRFANDPRNLAAVDGPANENKSDSPPGRWMPSNERFHCQYVRQFAFVAREYGLPVDRASAAVIDEAIKTCR, encoded by the coding sequence GTGACTTCTCGGGGGAGGACGCGACGGTTGTCGCCGCAGGTGTGGGCGGCGCTGATCGCGGCGGTGCTCACCGCCGTCGTCGTCGCCGTGGGTGCGGTCCGCGACAGGTCTGACGGCGTCCTGCCCACCACCGCGCCCACCACCGCCGCCGACGGCACGCCGCTCGCCGGGGTGACGATCGTGCCGACCCGGGAGCGCGCCCCACACCCCTACCGCCGAGCGGCGTTCGGCACGGCGTGGACCGACGATCAGTCGGCACCCCTGGGGCACAACGGCTGCGATACCCGCAACGACATCCTGGACCGCGATCTCACGGACAAGTCCTATGTGCGCACGTCGGGATGCCCGAACGCGGTGGCCACCGGGAAGCTCGCGGATCCGTACAGCGGCAGCACCGTCCGGTTCGAACGCGGAGCGAAGACCTCGGCGAAAGTGCAGATCGACCACATGATCCCGCTCGCCTACGCCTGGGACATGGGCGCCTGGTCGTGGGACGACGACAAGCGCACCCGGTTCGCGAACGATCCGCGGAATCTAGCTGCGGTGGACGGTCCCGCGAACGAGAACAAGAGCGATAGCCCACCCGGACGATGGATGCCATCGAACGAACGGTTCCACTGCCAGTACGTCCGCCAGTTCGCTTTCGTCGCCCGCGAGTACGGGCTGCCTGTGGACCGTGCTTCGGCCGCCGTGATCGACGAGGCCATCAAGACCTGCCGTTGA
- a CDS encoding helix-turn-helix domain-containing protein encodes MRRDPRLRELGAFLRARRGEATPGGRSGIVRPGRRQVAGLRREEVAALVHVSTEYYTRIEQGRMAPSRDLVRRLATALHLDDGQLTYALELLDHEATPVRGRPEVDVALSRVLDRFVGVPALVIGPNTAILEWNAAATDLFFDFGRVAEPERSFLFLIFTDPTFQSRFRDLVAMQATVVGIVRSGMAAAVAAGAPGPTMVDTLGDVPAFRALWERHDVTRPRGSIEVPMTDPGSGDITVDLIALSVADDPTQRVLLFNGRS; translated from the coding sequence ATGAGGCGCGACCCGCGCTTGCGGGAGTTGGGGGCCTTCCTTCGAGCACGGCGCGGCGAGGCCACCCCTGGTGGGCGGTCAGGAATCGTCCGACCGGGCCGGCGACAGGTGGCAGGCCTCCGCCGCGAGGAGGTCGCCGCCCTCGTCCACGTCAGCACGGAGTACTACACCCGCATCGAGCAGGGGCGCATGGCGCCTTCGCGTGACTTGGTGCGGCGCCTGGCGACGGCGTTGCATCTCGACGACGGTCAGCTGACGTACGCATTGGAGCTGCTCGATCACGAGGCGACGCCCGTACGAGGACGGCCCGAGGTTGACGTGGCGCTATCCCGTGTACTCGACCGATTCGTGGGCGTCCCGGCTCTCGTCATCGGGCCGAACACCGCGATCCTGGAATGGAATGCAGCGGCGACGGACCTGTTCTTCGACTTCGGTCGAGTTGCCGAGCCGGAGCGTAGTTTCCTGTTCCTGATCTTCACCGACCCGACCTTCCAGAGCAGGTTCCGCGACCTCGTGGCGATGCAAGCGACTGTGGTGGGGATCGTCCGGTCGGGGATGGCAGCGGCAGTGGCGGCCGGAGCGCCGGGGCCGACGATGGTGGACACCCTTGGCGATGTTCCCGCATTCCGCGCGCTGTGGGAGCGGCACGATGTGACGCGACCGAGGGGTTCGATCGAAGTACCGATGACAGATCCGGGGAGCGGAGATATCACCGTCGACCTGATCGCGCTGAGCGTGGCCGACGACCCGACACAACGTGTGCTGTTGTTCAACGGCAGGTCTTGA
- a CDS encoding amidohydrolase family protein codes for MTDTSRIDVHTHVVPPFWGEQLPAHGGDPSGWALPGWSAGEHLRYMDENGIATSVLSLTAPSVVGWNGAERRNMARRVNGYVADLVSSNGTRFGNFATLPLPDVDGAVAEAEYALGELGADGVVLLSNYDGVYLGDARFAPLWEALNARAAVVFIHPAHPTLPLLDGVPGPLVDYPFDTTRNAVHMVFNGVLDRYPRVKIILSHAGGFVPYSVLRFCELQPALDPSGPGSDELLATFRKFYWDTALSSGRYAFAGFQEFADPERILFGSDFPYAPEPVAHRFNRILDVDTGLTAGQKAAIYAGNARAILPRLA; via the coding sequence ATGACCGATACAAGCAGAATCGATGTACACACCCATGTCGTCCCACCGTTCTGGGGCGAGCAACTCCCCGCGCACGGCGGCGACCCCTCGGGCTGGGCCCTGCCGGGCTGGAGCGCCGGAGAGCACCTGCGCTACATGGACGAGAACGGTATCGCGACCAGTGTCCTTTCGCTCACCGCACCGAGCGTCGTCGGCTGGAACGGCGCCGAGCGACGCAACATGGCGCGGCGCGTGAACGGCTACGTCGCGGACCTCGTCTCCAGCAACGGAACTCGGTTCGGGAATTTCGCCACACTTCCTCTTCCTGACGTTGACGGTGCCGTCGCAGAGGCCGAGTACGCGCTCGGCGAGCTCGGGGCCGACGGTGTGGTGCTGCTGTCGAACTACGACGGCGTGTACCTGGGCGATGCACGGTTCGCTCCGTTGTGGGAGGCCCTCAATGCCCGCGCCGCGGTCGTCTTCATCCACCCGGCCCACCCGACCCTCCCGCTTCTCGACGGGGTGCCCGGCCCGCTGGTGGACTACCCGTTCGACACGACGCGCAATGCGGTCCACATGGTATTCAACGGCGTTCTCGACCGGTATCCGCGCGTCAAGATCATCCTGTCCCATGCGGGCGGGTTCGTGCCGTACTCCGTGCTGCGATTCTGCGAATTGCAGCCGGCCTTGGATCCGAGCGGCCCCGGCAGCGACGAACTGCTCGCGACGTTCCGGAAGTTCTATTGGGACACCGCGCTCTCCTCGGGCAGGTACGCGTTCGCCGGCTTCCAGGAGTTCGCCGATCCCGAGCGGATCCTCTTCGGGAGCGACTTCCCCTACGCGCCGGAGCCGGTCGCACACCGCTTCAACCGGATCCTCGACGTCGACACCGGCCTCACGGCCGGGCAGAAGGCTGCGATCTACGCCGGCAATGCACGGGCGATCCTCCCCCGGCTCGCCTGA
- a CDS encoding type 1 glutamine amidotransferase domain-containing protein has protein sequence MSKRILTVVTNVGHYDDPSHKTGLWLSELTHAWHVFEEAGFEQVLVSPSGGPVPLEPRSLKFPNYDKTAKAWRADPARMALLENTLSPDEVDSEDFDAIFFTGGHAVMYDFPDSAGLQRISREIFERGGIVSSVCHGYCGLLNTRLSTGEYLVAGRNVTGFAWQEEVLARVDKLVPYNAEEQMKQRGARYKKAKLPFVSYAVVDGNLVTGQNPGSAKETATKVAALL, from the coding sequence ATGTCCAAGCGCATCCTCACCGTCGTCACCAATGTCGGTCACTACGACGACCCGTCGCACAAGACCGGCCTGTGGCTCTCCGAGCTCACCCACGCCTGGCACGTCTTCGAGGAGGCGGGGTTCGAGCAAGTGCTCGTGAGCCCGAGCGGCGGCCCGGTGCCGCTCGAGCCGCGGTCGCTGAAGTTTCCCAACTACGACAAGACGGCCAAGGCGTGGCGGGCGGATCCGGCGCGAATGGCGTTGCTGGAGAACACCCTGAGCCCTGACGAGGTCGACTCCGAGGATTTCGACGCCATCTTCTTCACCGGCGGTCACGCAGTGATGTACGACTTCCCCGACAGTGCCGGTCTGCAGCGGATCAGCCGCGAGATCTTCGAGCGCGGCGGCATCGTCTCGTCGGTCTGCCACGGCTATTGCGGCCTGCTCAACACGCGCCTGTCCACTGGCGAGTACCTCGTCGCGGGGCGCAACGTCACCGGCTTCGCCTGGCAGGAGGAGGTTCTCGCCCGGGTCGACAAGCTGGTCCCGTACAACGCCGAAGAACAGATGAAGCAGCGGGGCGCCCGCTACAAGAAGGCGAAACTGCCGTTCGTCTCCTACGCGGTGGTGGACGGGAACCTCGTCACCGGGCAGAACCCGGGCTCGGCGAAGGAGACCGCGACAAAGGTCGCCGCGCTCCTCTGA
- a CDS encoding NAD-dependent epimerase/dehydratase family protein, translating into MQTILGANGQIGTELARELHARYTTDIRLVSRNPQRLHPTDELVAANLLSAEETDAAVAGSEIAYLTVGLPPDAQLWAEQLPVMMRNTIDACAKHGTKLVFFDNTYMYPMTDVPQTEDAPFRPAGSKGRTRAQITTMLLEAMAAGRVEAVIGRAPEFYGPGKTQGFTNTMVVDAIAAGTKARVPLRDDVRRSLIWTPDASRAMALIGNTPAAYGQTWHLPVDDTRPTYAELIGIASAAWGREIDYSVVPKAAFFVARLSNKGVRELWELLPRYEVDNIFVSDKFKAAFPEFRVTTFQEGVATIHHEHDA; encoded by the coding sequence GTGCAAACGATCCTCGGCGCGAACGGCCAGATCGGGACCGAGCTCGCTCGGGAACTCCACGCTCGGTACACCACTGACATCCGCCTCGTCAGCCGCAATCCCCAGCGATTGCACCCGACCGATGAGCTGGTGGCGGCGAACCTGCTCAGCGCCGAGGAGACCGACGCAGCGGTCGCCGGCAGCGAGATCGCCTACCTCACGGTGGGCCTGCCGCCCGACGCGCAACTGTGGGCGGAGCAGCTGCCCGTGATGATGCGCAACACCATCGACGCGTGCGCGAAGCACGGCACCAAGCTGGTGTTCTTCGACAACACCTACATGTATCCGATGACGGACGTGCCGCAGACCGAGGACGCGCCGTTCCGTCCCGCCGGTAGCAAGGGGCGCACCCGGGCGCAGATAACGACCATGCTGCTGGAGGCCATGGCGGCGGGGCGTGTGGAGGCCGTCATCGGCCGCGCCCCCGAGTTCTACGGCCCCGGCAAGACCCAGGGCTTCACCAACACGATGGTCGTCGACGCGATCGCCGCCGGCACGAAGGCGCGCGTCCCGCTCCGTGACGATGTCCGCCGCAGCCTGATCTGGACGCCGGACGCCAGCCGTGCGATGGCGCTGATCGGCAACACCCCCGCGGCGTACGGGCAGACCTGGCACCTGCCCGTCGACGACACGCGTCCGACCTACGCCGAACTCATCGGCATCGCCTCGGCGGCCTGGGGTCGGGAGATCGACTACTCGGTCGTGCCGAAGGCCGCCTTCTTCGTGGCCCGGCTCTCCAACAAGGGCGTTCGCGAACTGTGGGAGCTGCTGCCGCGCTACGAGGTGGACAACATCTTCGTCTCGGACAAGTTCAAGGCCGCGTTCCCCGAATTCCGCGTGACCACCTTCCAGGAGGGGGTGGCCACCATCCACCACGAGCACGACGCCTGA
- a CDS encoding acetoacetate decarboxylase family protein, translated as MSTGTGATVTVNLGERTVSVPKAGLFDRYRMDVPLDEVAADPRVPGVDFFRTLPKTEVRSPIGSTRTPNFYYAMSSARLTLLAPSSAIRSRLPEELSPLEVAPGLGMVSLMLFRYDVCDIDFYTEAAVGVAVRPARNGGLRTAVADAVSALGDDHLYSYVLSLPVSTEIAQVRGHDGYGFPKWVTGLDVDIDETSTSARIANADGGIDVALFAATPKQRRIASGEKVSTLTSYTKREGAWHATLNQTNILASGRSLLPRGVDLQLGDGRIADDLRSLKTIRAISFDVNTSAQAALHMPVPFSVR; from the coding sequence ATGAGCACTGGAACCGGAGCAACTGTCACTGTGAACCTGGGCGAACGGACCGTCTCGGTCCCGAAGGCCGGACTGTTCGACCGCTACCGAATGGATGTGCCCCTCGACGAAGTGGCCGCCGACCCTCGGGTGCCGGGCGTCGACTTCTTCCGCACCCTCCCGAAGACGGAGGTGCGGTCGCCGATCGGCTCGACGCGCACGCCGAACTTCTACTACGCGATGTCCTCGGCGCGGCTCACTCTGCTCGCCCCGAGCAGCGCGATCCGCTCGCGGCTCCCCGAGGAGCTCTCACCCCTCGAAGTCGCTCCAGGGCTCGGCATGGTCTCGCTGATGCTCTTCCGGTACGACGTGTGCGACATCGATTTCTACACGGAGGCGGCCGTGGGTGTCGCGGTGCGGCCCGCCCGCAACGGCGGCCTGCGCACGGCGGTCGCCGATGCCGTCTCCGCCCTCGGTGACGATCACCTGTACTCGTACGTGCTCTCCCTGCCGGTGAGCACCGAGATCGCCCAGGTCCGCGGCCACGACGGCTATGGCTTCCCCAAGTGGGTCACCGGGCTGGACGTCGACATCGACGAGACCAGCACCAGCGCCCGGATAGCGAATGCCGATGGCGGGATCGACGTCGCCCTCTTCGCCGCTACCCCGAAGCAGCGCCGCATCGCGAGCGGCGAGAAGGTCTCGACCCTCACCTCGTACACGAAGCGGGAGGGCGCATGGCACGCCACACTCAACCAGACGAACATCCTCGCGAGCGGCCGCTCCCTCCTCCCGCGCGGGGTAGACCTCCAGCTCGGTGATGGGCGCATAGCCGACGACCTGCGCTCGCTCAAGACGATCCGCGCGATCTCGTTCGACGTCAACACCTCCGCCCAGGCCGCGCTGCACATGCCGGTCCCCTTCTCGGTTCGCTGA
- a CDS encoding IS110 family transposase has product MAGPDRWWVGVDVGKEFHWVAVCDDAGKVVSSRKVVNDEAAIATVIAEVDGRGGTVSWTVDLISPYATLLLTMLAAAGHSVRYLTGRAVWQASVVYRGGEAKSDAKDARVIADQGRMRGDDLPLLTPADGLVTELAMLTAHRSDLVADRTRTINRLRQQLVSVSPALERAAEPTADRGWVRLLARYQRPKVLRRTGVVRLTRMLSDAGVRNAGKIAEAAVEAAKAQTVALPGEDVAAALVAELAQGVIDLDTRIKNVDAAIEERFRRHPLAEAIVSLPGMGFRLGAEFLAAVGDPSRIVSADHLAAWAGLAPVSKDSGKRTGRLCTPKRYHRGLRRVMYMSAVTATRCDPESRAYYQRKRSQGKKHIPATICLARKRVNVLYALIRDNRTWQPTAPQITASAA; this is encoded by the coding sequence ATGGCCGGTCCGGATCGATGGTGGGTGGGAGTTGACGTCGGCAAGGAGTTCCACTGGGTCGCGGTCTGTGATGACGCCGGCAAGGTGGTCTCCTCCCGCAAGGTGGTCAACGACGAAGCTGCGATCGCCACGGTGATCGCCGAGGTTGATGGCCGCGGCGGAACGGTGTCGTGGACTGTGGACTTGATCAGCCCCTATGCGACGTTGTTGTTGACGATGCTCGCCGCCGCAGGGCACTCGGTGCGGTACCTGACCGGCCGCGCGGTGTGGCAGGCATCGGTGGTTTACCGCGGCGGCGAAGCGAAGAGCGATGCCAAAGACGCCCGCGTCATCGCTGATCAGGGACGGATGCGTGGTGATGATCTGCCACTGCTGACTCCGGCTGATGGCCTGGTCACGGAGCTGGCGATGCTCACCGCCCACCGGTCGGATTTGGTCGCGGACCGCACCCGCACGATCAACCGGCTGCGTCAGCAGCTGGTCTCGGTAAGTCCCGCGCTCGAGCGCGCCGCGGAACCGACTGCCGACCGTGGCTGGGTGAGGCTGCTGGCCCGCTACCAGCGCCCGAAAGTGCTGCGCCGAACTGGTGTCGTAAGGCTGACCCGCATGCTCTCCGACGCTGGTGTGCGTAACGCCGGCAAGATCGCCGAAGCTGCAGTCGAGGCGGCGAAAGCGCAAACCGTGGCACTGCCCGGGGAGGATGTCGCCGCCGCGCTGGTTGCTGAGCTCGCGCAGGGGGTGATCGACCTCGATACGCGGATTAAGAACGTCGATGCCGCCATCGAGGAGCGATTTCGCCGACACCCTCTGGCCGAAGCGATCGTGAGCCTGCCCGGCATGGGCTTTCGTCTCGGTGCTGAATTCCTCGCTGCCGTCGGAGATCCCAGCCGAATCGTCTCCGCTGATCACCTCGCGGCGTGGGCCGGCCTGGCCCCGGTTTCCAAGGACTCCGGCAAGCGCACCGGCAGGCTGTGCACCCCCAAGCGCTATCACCGCGGACTGCGACGAGTGATGTACATGTCCGCGGTCACCGCCACCCGCTGCGACCCCGAATCCCGGGCCTACTACCAACGCAAACGGTCCCAGGGAAAGAAACACATTCCCGCGACGATCTGCCTGGCCCGAAAGCGCGTCAACGTTCTCTACGCCCTCATCCGCGACAACCGCACCTGGCAGCCCACCGCACCGCAAATCACGGCCTCGGCTGCTTGA
- a CDS encoding TIGR03084 family metal-binding protein has protein sequence MPTSAPVFDALEATSTAVAAIADSLSDWSLPTPADGWTVAHQVAHLAWTDEVSLVAATDPDGFTAILQEAMKDPMGFVDAGAEELAADPDLRARWDRSRVALAHALRAADPGTPLPWFGPPMRPATMANARLMETWAHGLDIADAAGTTLDVPEALPHVAKIAYKTRDFAYTVNGETPPADPFDVVLTAPDGEEIAFGPGDAAQRVTGSLEDFCRLATQRVNVADTDLVATGDDAIHWLTIAQCFAGAPGAGRAPQEASQ, from the coding sequence GTGCCCACCTCAGCTCCCGTCTTCGACGCGCTCGAAGCCACTTCGACCGCGGTCGCCGCGATCGCTGATTCTCTCAGCGACTGGTCGCTGCCCACTCCAGCCGATGGCTGGACCGTCGCGCATCAGGTCGCCCACCTCGCCTGGACCGACGAAGTCTCCCTCGTCGCCGCCACCGATCCCGACGGTTTCACCGCGATCCTGCAGGAGGCGATGAAGGACCCGATGGGATTCGTCGACGCCGGCGCCGAGGAACTGGCCGCCGATCCGGACCTGCGCGCCCGCTGGGACCGGAGCCGGGTCGCCCTCGCCCACGCGCTGCGCGCCGCCGATCCCGGAACCCCGCTCCCCTGGTTCGGCCCACCGATGCGGCCGGCCACTATGGCAAACGCCCGACTCATGGAGACCTGGGCGCACGGACTCGACATCGCCGACGCCGCGGGCACCACGCTCGACGTGCCCGAAGCGCTCCCCCACGTGGCCAAGATCGCCTACAAGACCCGCGATTTCGCCTACACGGTCAACGGCGAGACTCCGCCCGCCGACCCGTTCGACGTGGTCCTCACCGCACCCGACGGCGAGGAGATCGCCTTCGGCCCAGGCGACGCGGCTCAGCGCGTGACCGGTTCCCTGGAGGACTTCTGCCGCCTGGCGACACAGCGCGTCAACGTGGCCGACACCGACCTCGTGGCCACGGGCGACGACGCCATTCACTGGCTGACCATCGCCCAGTGCTTCGCCGGCGCGCCCGGCGCGGGACGCGCACCGCAGGAGGCATCGCAGTGA
- a CDS encoding acyclic terpene utilization AtuA family protein yields the protein MTATDRPIRVANISGIYGDRAAALSEILDGPRVDYITGDYLAELTMLILGRDRLKDADLGYAKTFLRHLTPHLATLAERGTKVVVNAGGLNPGGLADAVEKAIEDAGEAARGLRVGWVDGDDLLARSAELGVPNAVTANAYLGAFGIADCLNAGADIVITGRVTDASVIVAPAIAEFGWDRTDFDALAGAVAAGHIIECGTQATGGNYAFFDRHPLEKLLHPGFPIAEISADGSFVITKQPGTGGVVEVGTVTAQLLYEVTGQRYANPDVTLRLDSMTLTQDGDDRVAVTGVRGEAPPTTTKVATTTLGGFRNEIAFLLTGLDIERKAALLETQLRDAVQPAPSDLQFRLARTDHPNADTEAAASATLTAVAWDADPNRVGRAFSSAAVELALATYPGASPMAPPGKGGPYGVYQAVYVPNGEVPHRAHRPDGTVVEIAPPSLTQELPADPSQPGTTPPAPPDTVAVPLGTVFGARSGDKGGSANIGVWAETDEAYTWLRDHLTEALLRALLPETGELPVRRYELPNLRAVNFVIEDLLGKGVAHGYRFDPQAKGLGEWLRSRTVDLPASLLPPRIEETA from the coding sequence GTGACCGCCACCGACCGCCCCATCCGCGTCGCCAATATCTCCGGCATCTACGGCGACCGCGCCGCAGCGCTCAGCGAGATCCTCGACGGTCCCCGCGTCGACTACATCACCGGCGACTACCTCGCCGAACTCACCATGTTGATTCTGGGCCGGGACCGGCTCAAAGACGCCGACCTCGGCTACGCCAAGACCTTCCTGCGACACCTCACCCCGCACTTGGCCACGCTCGCCGAACGCGGCACCAAGGTTGTCGTCAACGCGGGCGGGCTCAACCCCGGAGGGCTCGCCGACGCGGTCGAGAAGGCCATCGAGGACGCAGGGGAGGCGGCCCGCGGCCTCCGCGTCGGCTGGGTCGACGGTGACGATCTCCTGGCCAGGTCCGCCGAACTGGGCGTGCCGAACGCGGTGACCGCCAACGCCTACCTGGGAGCCTTCGGCATCGCCGATTGCCTGAACGCCGGAGCCGACATCGTGATCACCGGTCGGGTCACCGACGCCAGTGTGATCGTGGCACCCGCGATTGCCGAATTCGGCTGGGATCGGACAGATTTCGATGCGTTGGCCGGAGCCGTCGCGGCCGGGCACATCATCGAATGCGGCACCCAGGCCACCGGCGGCAACTACGCCTTCTTCGACCGGCACCCCCTGGAGAAGCTGCTGCATCCCGGTTTCCCGATCGCCGAGATCAGCGCCGACGGTTCGTTCGTCATCACCAAACAACCAGGTACCGGCGGCGTGGTCGAGGTGGGCACCGTAACCGCGCAGCTGCTCTACGAGGTGACCGGTCAGCGCTACGCCAACCCCGATGTCACGCTGCGCCTCGACTCGATGACACTCACCCAAGACGGCGACGACCGCGTGGCCGTGACCGGCGTCCGCGGCGAAGCTCCGCCCACCACCACGAAGGTGGCCACCACCACGCTCGGCGGATTCCGCAACGAGATCGCCTTCCTGCTCACCGGTCTCGACATCGAGCGCAAGGCCGCGCTGCTGGAGACCCAATTGCGCGATGCAGTGCAACCGGCCCCATCGGACCTGCAGTTCCGCCTCGCCCGCACCGATCACCCGAACGCCGACACCGAAGCCGCCGCGTCGGCTACGCTGACCGCCGTCGCCTGGGACGCGGACCCGAATCGCGTGGGCCGCGCCTTCAGCTCGGCCGCGGTGGAACTCGCACTCGCCACCTACCCCGGCGCCTCGCCGATGGCACCCCCTGGGAAGGGCGGACCCTACGGCGTCTACCAAGCGGTCTACGTGCCCAACGGCGAGGTGCCGCACCGTGCGCACCGGCCCGACGGCACCGTCGTCGAGATTGCTCCCCCGAGCCTCACGCAGGAACTGCCCGCCGATCCCTCGCAGCCCGGAACCACGCCTCCCGCGCCGCCCGACACCGTCGCGGTCCCACTCGGTACGGTCTTCGGCGCCCGCAGTGGCGACAAGGGTGGCAGCGCCAACATCGGTGTCTGGGCCGAGACCGACGAGGCCTACACCTGGCTCCGCGACCACCTCACCGAAGCGCTTCTGCGCGCACTGCTTCCAGAGACCGGTGAGCTCCCGGTGCGGCGTTACGAGCTGCCCAACCTCCGCGCCGTGAACTTCGTCATCGAAGACCTGCTGGGCAAGGGCGTCGCACACGGCTACCGTTTCGATCCGCAGGCGAAGGGGCTGGGCGAATGGTTGCGCTCGCGCACCGTCGACCTGCCCGCCAGCCTGCTTCCGCCCCGGATCGAGGAGACCGCATGA